A region of Vitis riparia cultivar Riparia Gloire de Montpellier isolate 1030 chromosome 1, EGFV_Vit.rip_1.0, whole genome shotgun sequence DNA encodes the following proteins:
- the LOC117923546 gene encoding uncharacterized protein LOC117923546, which yields MASLAPGILLKLLNGMNSGLKPTSEHRSSLLQVTDIVPADLDEKNLWPKHGFYIKVSDSSHSIYVSLPFEQDDLVLSNKMQLGQFIYVDRLEPGSPVPVVKGAKPLPGRHPLVGTPEPIMGLREKGEKADQKANSKPSGHRRGSWGTPQTGGDAVSSPMALKPIPLDFDQCTPVKERPTLPMSPMIRSRVGKDGNLSSAARCSISGGQFAKMLDSKGESPAILRKSCVAHSASKFPRSKSVCDREPRIPRSPFNSAEKKSTTPPPSLRNPRLADSFSMAGNAHNSSDSRMMTLQQQSQPVNSVSNNNSSLPMVLPGKLAVLGKEAAQQRETAQKIALQALRDASATETLVRSLKMLSNLSKSAKADAPAACFDQFLDFHLQIVQAVTDMVSIQAATEMAQTPNAEGKGAFGKQHEEDSPILHEIMHNSMDQNRNSDLNLSKRRSVLYKSIAVIPERSDQKTSLGKHLRLIPNPKAALERKGGTTPLGKLPFEAAENDENIKPASCILSNTIKLGKQVETEAGNWFMDFLEKALETGLKKQKGTAVGDARKVPQSLILKVINWVEVEQCDSSKRPVHPRAAQIARKLRIKMKNP from the exons ATGGCATCGTTGGCGCCAGGAATTTTGTTGAAGCTTCTCAATGGCATGAATTCTGGGCTTAAACCCACCAGCGAACACCGGAGCTCACTTCTGCAGGTGACGGACATCGTCCCTGCCGATCTTGATGAGAAGAATCTCTGGCCTAAGCATGGATTCTACATAAAAGTCTCCGATTCTTCGCACTCCATTTACGTCAGTCTTCCATTTGAACAAGATGATCTTGTTCTCAGTAACAAAATGCAGCTTGGCCAATTCATCTATGTTGATAGATTGGAGCCGGGATCTCCGGTCCCCGTCGTTAAGGGCGCGAAACCACTTCCTGGAAGACACCCATTAGTGGGCACACCAGAACCGATAATGGGCCTGAGAGAAAAGGGTGAGAAAGCTGATCAGAAGGCCAATTCCAAACCCTCAGGTCACAGGAGGGGTTCCTGGGGAACGCCTCAGACTGGAGGGGATGCCGTGTCATCTCCCATGGCTTTGAAGCCAATTCCTTTGGACTTTGATCAGTGTACACCAGTTAAAGAGCGGCCCACGCTTCCCATGTCTCCAATGATAAGATCGAGAGTGGGGAAGGATGGAAACCTGAGCTCGGCCGCCAGGTGTTCGATCAGTGGTGGGCAATTTGCCAAAATGTTGGATTCCAAAGGAGAAAGTCCTGCTATACTGAGGAAAAGCTGTGTTGCCCATTCTGCATCCAAGTTCCCAAGGAGCAAGAGCGTCTGCGACAGAGAGCCAAGAATCCCAAGGAGTCCCTTCAACTCAGCT GAGAAAAAGAGTACAACACCCCCACCAAGTTTACGGAACCCAAGATTAGCAGATTCATTCAGTATGGCCGGGAATGCACATAATTCTTCAGACTCAAGGATGATGACTTTACAACAACAGTCTCAGCCAGTTAATTCAGTTTCCAATAATAACAGCAGTCTACCTATGGTTTTACCAGGAAAACTTGCCGTACTGGGAAAG GAAGCAGCACAGCAACGAGAAACAGCACAGAAAATTGCCCTTCAAGCACTCAGAGATGCTTCAGCTACTGAAACTCTAGTTCGGTCTCTCAA GATGTTGTCAAACTTGAGTAAATCAGCTAAGGCAGATGCTCCAGCTGCCTGTTTTGACCAGTTTCTGGATTTCCATCTTCAAATTGTGCAAGCAGTGACTGATATGGTGTCCATACAAGCAGCTACTGAAATGGCTCAAACCCCAAATGCTGAAGGGAAAGGAGCTTTTGGAAAACAGCATGAAGAAGATTCACCCATCTTACATGAAATTATGCACAACTCCATGGACCAAAACCGGAACTCAGACTTAAATTTGTCCAAGAGAAGATCAGTGTTATACAAGTCAATTGCAGTCATTCCTGAAAGAAGTGATCAGAAGACAAGCCTGGGGAAGCACTTGAGATTGATTCCCAATCCGAAGGCAGCTTTGGAAAGAAAAGGAGGGACCACTCCACTTGGAAAACTGCCCTTTGAAGCTGCTGAGAATGATGAGAACATAAAACCAGCCTCTTGTATCTTGagcaatacaatcaaattgggTAAGCAGGTTGAAACAGAAGCTGGAAACTGGTTTATGGACTTCCTGGAAAAAGCTTTAGAAACAGGTCTGAAGAAACAAAAGGGGACAGCAGTTGGGGATGCTCGGAAAGTTCCTCAGTCTCTCATACTCAAGGTCATTAATTGGGTGGAGGTAGAGCAGTGTGATAGTAGTAAGCGGCCAGTGCATCCCAGAGCAGCACAGATAGCGAGGAAGTTGAGGATCAAGATGAAGAACCCTTGA
- the LOC117918472 gene encoding pre-mRNA-processing factor 17 isoform X1 produces the protein MDLLAKSYTADDDDGRQHEAEDQNLDNSSPDSSPTRIALPSKSSAPKVDDTTLALAIANTNDKPIDPIQHVVPFNPTYDQLWAPIYGPAHPYAKDGIAQGMRNHKLGFVENAAIEPFIFDEQYNTFHKYGYAADPSASAGNNYVGDLEALEKNDGISVYNIPQHEQKKRKIEKKKESESEENEDVDAEEVQNPATDTWLLKNKKSPWAGKKEGLQTELTEEQKKYAEEYAKKKGEEKGAAEKGEFVTDKSTFHGKEERDYQGRSWIAPPKDAKATNDHCYIPKRLVHTWSGHTKGVSAIRFFPKHGHLILSAGMDTKVKIWDVFNSGKCMRTYMGHSKAVRDISFCNDGTKFLTAGYDKNIKYWDTETGQVISTFSTGKIPYVVKLNPDDDKQNILLAGMSDKKIVQWDMNTGQITQEYDQHLGAVNTITFVDNNRRFVTSSDDKSLRVWEFGIPVVIKYISEPHMHSMPSISLHPNTNWLAAQSLDNQILIYSTRERFQLNKKKRFAGHIAAGYACQVNFSPDGRFVMSGDGEGKCWFWDWKSCKVFRTLKCHEGVCIGCEWHPLEQSKVATCGWDGLIKYWD, from the exons ATGGATCTTCTTGCCAAGAGTTACACGGCAGATGACGACGACGGGCGACAGCATGAAGCAGAAGACCAAAACCTTGACAATTCATCGCCGGATTCTTCCCCAACTCGAATCGCTCTCCCCTCCAAATCATCCGCCCCCAAGGTCGACGACACCACGCTCGCTCTCGCGATCGCCAATACAAATGACAAACCCATTGACCCTATCCAACACGTCGTCCCCTTCAATCCCACCTACGACCAGCTCTGGGCTCCCATCTATGGCCCCGCCCACCCATACGCCAAAGACGGCATCGCTCAAGGCATGCGCAACCACAAGCTAGGGTTCGTGGAAAACGCCGCTATCGAGCCTTTCATTTTCGACGAACAATATAACACGTTTCACAAGTACGGTTACGCCGCGGACCCGTCTGCTTCGGCGGGGAATAATTATGTTGGGGATCTGGAGGCGTTGGAGAAAAACGACGGTATTTCAGTGTATAATATTCCTCAGCACGAGCAAAAGAAGCGGAAGATTGAGAAAAAGAAGGAATCGGAGAGCGAGGAGAATGAGGATGTTGATGCGGAGGAGGTTCAGAATCCCGCTACTGATACGTGGTTGTTGAAAAATAAGAAGAGTCCGTGGGCGGGGAAGAAGGAAGGGTTGCAGACGGAATTGACGGAGGAACAGAAGAAGTACGCCGAGGAGTACGCAAAGAAGAAGGGTGAGGAGAAAGGGGCAGCCGAAAAGGGCGAATTTGTTACAGATAAGAGTACATTTCATGGGAAAGAGGAGAGGGATTATCAGGGTAGGTCTTGGATTGCACCACCCAAGGATGCTAAGGCTACAAACGATCATTGTTATATACCAAAGAGATTGGTGCATACTTGGAGTGGACACACGAAGGGTGTGTCTGCAATTCGGTTCTTCCCCAAGCATGGGCATTTGATTCTCTCAGCTGGGATGGATACCAAGGTAAAGATTTGGGATGTGTTCAATTCAGGGAAGTGTATGAGGACTTATATGGGTCACTCAAAGGCAGTTCGAGATATTTCGTTTTGTAATGATGGGACTAAGTTTTTGACTGCTGGGTATGACAAGAATATCAAGTACTGGGACACAGAAACTGGACAGGTGATATCCACCTTCTCAACTGGGAAGATCCCTTATGTTGTTAAGCTGAATCCAGATGATGATAAGCAGAATATCCTATTAGCAGGGATGAGTGATAAAAAGATTGTTCAGTGGGATATGAATACAGGGCAAATTACACAAGAGTATGATCAACATTTGGGAGCGGTAAACACCATTACATTTGTAGACAACAATAGGAGATTCGTCACTTCTAGTGATGACAAATCTCTTCGTGTTTGGGAATTTGGGATTCCTGTGGTAATAAAGTATATCAGTGAACCTCATATGCACTCCATGCCATCAATTTCTCTTCACCCAAATACAAATTGGCTTGCGGCACAGAGTTTGGACAATCAGATTCTTATTTATAGCACTAGGGAGAGGTTTCAGCTCAATAAAAAGAAGAGGTTTGCTGGTCACATTGCGGCTGGCTATGCTTGCCAAGTCAATTTCTCACCAGATGGACGGTTTGTCATGTCTGGAGATGGTGAAGGTAAATGCTGGTTTTGGGACTGGAAGAGTTGCAAAGTCTTCAGAACACTCAAGTGTCATGAAGGGGTATGCATCGGGTGTGAGTGGCATCCTTTGGAACAAAGTAAAGTAGCAACATGTGGCTGGGATGGCTTGATTAAGTACTG GGACTAA
- the LOC117918472 gene encoding pre-mRNA-processing factor 17 isoform X2, whose amino-acid sequence MDLLAKSYTADDDDGRQHEAEDQNLDNSSPDSSPTRIALPSKSSAPKVDDTTLALAIANTNDKPIDPIQHVVPFNPTYDQLWAPIYGPAHPYAKDGIAQGMRNHKLGFVENAAIEPFIFDEQYNTFHKYGYAADPSASAGNNYVGDLEALEKNDGISVYNIPQHEQKKRKIEKKKESESEENEDVDAEEVQNPATDTWLLKNKKSPWAGKKEGLQTELTEEQKKYAEEYAKKKGEEKGAAEKGEFVTDKSTFHGKEERDYQGRSWIAPPKDAKATNDHCYIPKRLVHTWSGHTKGVSAIRFFPKHGHLILSAGMDTKVKIWDVFNSGKCMRTYMGHSKAVRDISFCNDGTKFLTAGYDKNIKYWDTETGQVISTFSTGKIPYVVKLNPDDDKQNILLAGMSDKKIVQWDMNTGQITQEYDQHLGAVNTITFVDNNRRFVTSSDDKSLRVWEFGIPVVIKYISEPHMHSMPSISLHPNTNWLAAQSLDNQILIYSTRERFQLNKKKRFAGHIAAGYACQVNFSPDGRFVMSGDGEGKCWFWDWKSCKVFRTLKCHEGVCIGCEWHPLEQSKVATCGWDGLIKYW is encoded by the coding sequence ATGGATCTTCTTGCCAAGAGTTACACGGCAGATGACGACGACGGGCGACAGCATGAAGCAGAAGACCAAAACCTTGACAATTCATCGCCGGATTCTTCCCCAACTCGAATCGCTCTCCCCTCCAAATCATCCGCCCCCAAGGTCGACGACACCACGCTCGCTCTCGCGATCGCCAATACAAATGACAAACCCATTGACCCTATCCAACACGTCGTCCCCTTCAATCCCACCTACGACCAGCTCTGGGCTCCCATCTATGGCCCCGCCCACCCATACGCCAAAGACGGCATCGCTCAAGGCATGCGCAACCACAAGCTAGGGTTCGTGGAAAACGCCGCTATCGAGCCTTTCATTTTCGACGAACAATATAACACGTTTCACAAGTACGGTTACGCCGCGGACCCGTCTGCTTCGGCGGGGAATAATTATGTTGGGGATCTGGAGGCGTTGGAGAAAAACGACGGTATTTCAGTGTATAATATTCCTCAGCACGAGCAAAAGAAGCGGAAGATTGAGAAAAAGAAGGAATCGGAGAGCGAGGAGAATGAGGATGTTGATGCGGAGGAGGTTCAGAATCCCGCTACTGATACGTGGTTGTTGAAAAATAAGAAGAGTCCGTGGGCGGGGAAGAAGGAAGGGTTGCAGACGGAATTGACGGAGGAACAGAAGAAGTACGCCGAGGAGTACGCAAAGAAGAAGGGTGAGGAGAAAGGGGCAGCCGAAAAGGGCGAATTTGTTACAGATAAGAGTACATTTCATGGGAAAGAGGAGAGGGATTATCAGGGTAGGTCTTGGATTGCACCACCCAAGGATGCTAAGGCTACAAACGATCATTGTTATATACCAAAGAGATTGGTGCATACTTGGAGTGGACACACGAAGGGTGTGTCTGCAATTCGGTTCTTCCCCAAGCATGGGCATTTGATTCTCTCAGCTGGGATGGATACCAAGGTAAAGATTTGGGATGTGTTCAATTCAGGGAAGTGTATGAGGACTTATATGGGTCACTCAAAGGCAGTTCGAGATATTTCGTTTTGTAATGATGGGACTAAGTTTTTGACTGCTGGGTATGACAAGAATATCAAGTACTGGGACACAGAAACTGGACAGGTGATATCCACCTTCTCAACTGGGAAGATCCCTTATGTTGTTAAGCTGAATCCAGATGATGATAAGCAGAATATCCTATTAGCAGGGATGAGTGATAAAAAGATTGTTCAGTGGGATATGAATACAGGGCAAATTACACAAGAGTATGATCAACATTTGGGAGCGGTAAACACCATTACATTTGTAGACAACAATAGGAGATTCGTCACTTCTAGTGATGACAAATCTCTTCGTGTTTGGGAATTTGGGATTCCTGTGGTAATAAAGTATATCAGTGAACCTCATATGCACTCCATGCCATCAATTTCTCTTCACCCAAATACAAATTGGCTTGCGGCACAGAGTTTGGACAATCAGATTCTTATTTATAGCACTAGGGAGAGGTTTCAGCTCAATAAAAAGAAGAGGTTTGCTGGTCACATTGCGGCTGGCTATGCTTGCCAAGTCAATTTCTCACCAGATGGACGGTTTGTCATGTCTGGAGATGGTGAAGGTAAATGCTGGTTTTGGGACTGGAAGAGTTGCAAAGTCTTCAGAACACTCAAGTGTCATGAAGGGGTATGCATCGGGTGTGAGTGGCATCCTTTGGAACAAAGTAAAGTAGCAACATGTGGCTGGGATGGCTTGATTAAGTACTGGTAA
- the LOC117922203 gene encoding dual-specificity RNA methyltransferase RlmN: MEAMWMRRVPVGLKPSIPFSALILPIPFPHLKPLLSLHHRSLSITASSSTIPVYSTYHHHPSSTADENGNPIKGSKVLLKGMRYFELQNWVQSHGYRPGQALMLWKRLYGNNIWAHCIDELEGLNKDFKSMLSEHAEFKALTLKDSIKASDGTRKILFTLDDGLVIETVIIPCDRGRNTVCVSSQVGCAMNCQFCYTGRMGLTRHLTAAEIVEQAVYARRLFSSEVGSITNVVFMGMGEPFHNIESVIKAADIMVHDQGLHFSPRKVTVSTSGLVPQLKRFLRESNCALAVSLNATTDEVRNWVMPINRKYNLSLLLQTLREELRSKRNYKVLFEYVMLAGVNDSHEDARRLIDLVQGIPCKVNLISFNPHCGSQFKPTSEEKIIEFRNILAEAGCIVFLRPSRGDDQMAACGQLGKPGQVQAPLLRVPAKFQSALT; the protein is encoded by the exons ATGGAGGCCATGTGGATGAGGCGAGTGCCAGTGGGTTTGAAACCTTCAATCCCCTTCTCTGCTCTTATTCTTCCCATCCCCTTCCCTCATCTGAAACCACTCCTCTCTCTCCATCATCGCTCGCTCTCAATTACCGCTTCTTCTTCTACGATTCCAGTTTATTCAActtatcatcatcatccttcCTCCACTGCCG ACGAGAATGGGAATCCAATCAAGGGCTCAAAGGTGCTTCTCAAAGGAATGAGATATTTTGAACTTCAA AATTGGGTTCAATCACATGGGTACAGGCCCGGGCAGGCGTTAATGCTATGGAAGCGGCTTTACGGAAACAACATTTGGGCACATTGTATCGATGAATTAGAag GTTTGAACAAAGATTTCAAGAGCATGTTGAGTGAACATGCTGAATTCAAGGCATTGACCTTGAAAGACAGTATCAAAGCCTCTGATGGAACTAGGAAG ATTTTATTCACGTTGGATGATGGGCTAGTGATAGAAACAGTCATAATACCTTGTGATAGGGGCAGGAACACTGTGTGTGTTTCAAGTCAAGTGGGTTGTGCCATGAATTGTCAGTTCTGCTATACTGGCAG GATGGGACTAACGAGACACCTAACTGCAGCCGAGATAGTAGAACAGGCTGTATATGCCCGACGTCTGTTCTCAAGTGAAGTCGGTTCCATTACGAATGTTGTATTTATG GGGATGGGCGAACCATTTCATAACATCGAAAGTGTCATAAAAGCTGCAGACATAATGGTGCATGATCAAGGCCTTCATTTCAGTCCTCGCAAAGTTACTGTTTCAACCAGTGGGCTCGTTCCTCAGCTGAAACGTTTCCTCCGTGAATCTAATTGTGCTTTAGCAGTTAGCTTGAATGCGACAACCGATGAG GTAAGAAACTGGGTAATGCCAATTAACCGGAAGTATAACTTAAGCTTGCTTCTTCAAACCCTTCGAGAAGAACTTCGCTCCAAACGTAACTACAAAGTTCTATTTGAATATGTGATGCTTGCAGGAGTTAACGACAG CCATGAGGATGCAAGGAGGCTCATTGATCTTGTTCAGGGCATTCCTTGCAAGGTCAATCTTATATCGTTTAATCCCCATTGCGGATCCCAGTTTAAACCAACCAGTGAAGAGAAGATAATTGAGTTCCGAAATATTCTGGCGGAAGCAGGGTGTATTGTTTTCTTGCGACCCAGTAGAGGGGATGACCAAATGGCTGCCTGTGGTCAACTTGGGAAGCCTGGCCAAGTCCAGGCTCCCTTGCTTCGGGTGCCTGCTAAATTCCAGTCTGCCCTGACCTAA